One Schistocerca nitens isolate TAMUIC-IGC-003100 chromosome 1, iqSchNite1.1, whole genome shotgun sequence DNA segment encodes these proteins:
- the LOC126234365 gene encoding uncharacterized protein LOC126234365: MVSLHSTALHSRAHSAAAASGWRWRPTGGRARPPQRAGAANRTPTNSPRRAGGLELCAPQFASRRLDLVRGGFQQRLPTSLPPPGQQQQPSPLPRRQPVPLMPPAQLHTGAPRVVAPAPAVPLQSPPPSELMDVDPSAGPPSQAVAVQPVLQPLSLGTPKESDTAAPCPAPTQPPSTQRQETLPLFVGPDAPSRPVPEAAPVVTGVHPGLGFQSVFPEAPRSQCWGADRGLPPTTVSAPFFLCLIFLLLLLLLLLLLLLLLVL, translated from the exons ATGGTGTCACTCCACTCCACTGCACTGCACTCGCGCGCTCACTCCGCCGCTGCGGCCTCCGGCTGGCGCTGGCGGCCGACTGGCGGGCGGGCGCGGCCGCCGCAGAGAGCAGGCGCTGCCAACCGCACCCCGACAAACTCACCGCGCCGCGCCGGCGGCCTCGAGCTGTGCGCACCGCAGTTTGCCTCGCGTCGGCTGG atttggtccgcggcgggttccagcagcgccttccgacttcgctgccgcccccagggcagcagcagcagccgtcgccgctaccacgccgacagcccgtcccgttgatgcctcccgcgcagcttcatacgggagcgccccgggtggtcgctccggcgcctgcggtccctcttcagtcgccaccgccttcggagctgatggacgtcgacccctcagccgggccgccttcccaagcggtagctgtgcagcctgtactgcagccgctttccttgggcacccctaaggagtctgacaccgcagcgccttgtccggcgcccactcagccgccgtcgacgcagcgtcaggagacgctgcctctcttcgtgggtcccgacgccccgtcgcgtccagtaccagaagctgcgcccgtggtcacaggcgtgcaccctggcctcggttttcagtcggtgtttcccgaggccccgcgcagccaatgctggggtgcggaccggggactgccaccgacaacagtctccgccccg